CAAGCAACCCTTTCCTATGAAGATGAGAAATTTTCTTTTGTTGCAGTGGCAAAGCAACCTATTCCTTTACCCACAGCAAGAATCGTGCGTCATCCGGGAAAGCACTCTGGCCATGTGAATTTCGTTCTATGCACGCGTTCTGGCATCCTAAAACAGACTATTTCTAAAAAAGAAAAAGCGGTTTATAAAGATGCCAGAAAAAAAGAATGGGGCGATGCCTTTAACGTTTAGCAGTGCGTTTTTTAGGTTTCGCAGGGCTTGGTGCAGGCTCGCTTTCCGTTGCACCTTGGTGCGTTTTTAACATCTCATTGATGCGCTGAGCCGGCTTGTCTGAAAAGGCATTGTAGGCCTTAACTACTTGAGCGCGGAGCTGCTTCCCTGATTTTGGTGTTAAAAAAAGTGCCATCCCTGCCCCTAGTAAAAGCCCCGCTAAGCCTCCAGTAAGGTAGTGGTTAAGGGGCTCTTCTGTGTGTTGACCATTGGAGAGCAAGTTCGAGTATTCTCTTGCTTTATCTTCGGCGCAATGAGTTTGATCCCGCAAAGCTTCCATAATTTCGAAGCGTTTTGGATACAGGGCTACGGCTATAGACCCTAATAGAGTTCCTAATGCCACCCCTCGAGCAACATTTTTCATTCTGACCATGTTATCTCTCCTCTTTTTTAAGGCCTTGAAGAAAGCGGATCCCTAGAAGGGTCCAGTAAAGCGCTTTTTCAGGAAGGGAATGGCGAGCTTCATGCTGTTTGGAATAGTAGCTCATCGCATCTTGCGCTGCTTTAGCCCACGATGCAAGATGTTCTTCGGCATTTTCACAAGTGTCATGAGCGGTTTCAGAAAAACCGTGGGCCATTTCATGCCCTTTGTCAGATAGAATTTCAAAAGTATGAGCGAGTTGCTGGCGCAGACCTTTTGAAGCGTTGGAACTTAAAAAAATAATGGCAGAGATTCCTAAAACGCTTCCAGCAATGCCTCCAATGATTTTATTGAGGTTGTTAGAAGAATGTTTTTTTCCGGTGTGCGGAAAAGTTTCAGATAGCGAATCAGCAAAATGTTTTGTCTTTTCCGACCAATCACCGCAGGTTTCACTGAGGTTATCTTTGATGGCTTCCCCAGTCTTTGAGGATAATAAAAGCGTTGCAGCAGCTCCTAAAATAGCACCTGAAACTAACCCAAAAACAACGCCTTGTACTTCAGAATGGCCTATAGCCCCTTCTTCTCTTCTATTATTCATCCTTCGCTCCTTTTTTAAATTTTTGCCATAACAAGATAGCTAAACCTATAAAATCTAAAAGATCCACAATAGGAGGACTTTGTTCTTTTTTGCTTGTTGGTGAAAGAGAAATTACTTTTAATACCGTGTTATCTTTTACTTCTGCGTGACTTTTTTCCGAAAAATGGTTGATCGTAGAGCCCATTTTGGCAAGGGAGTGGAAGAGAGGTGTAGTGGCATCGATTTTTTCTTTAATTTTTTCATTAATTTCCATGCCATTTTTTATGGCCTTCTCTGCTTGTTCGGATAAATTGTCCGTTACCCTATCTACTCGAATGATAGTTCTAATCACAAAGAAAAGTAAGACAGTGGCACATAAGGCAACAAGAACAGAAGAAAGAGCAATGATCATCAAGCTTGTTTCAACACTCATATGTATTCCTTAATCCTTAATGTTATAAATGCAAAAGAATCAATTCAATTAATAACCTAGGAGAAGTTGAATATTTGTAGCGTACAAAAAGAGCATTCCTAAATATATATGAGATGTAGTTTTGAGTGTCAATACGCTTTTTATACAATAGAAAAATTACTTTGTCAAAAATAGTGAAAAACCTAACAAATTTTTATTTGGAGATTATTTTTTTGACTAATTTTAAAGAAGCATCGATGTCTTGAAAAGAAGGAGTTTTTCCCTTAAATTTTACTCTATCAGATTCCTTAAGAAAGTTTTTTAAAATTTCTCGCGTTTCTGGATCAATTTGCTTATCTATGCTTGCCTGCAATAAAAATTCTTCTGTTGTTAGATAGGGTGCTTCAACGCCAAATTTTTCTTGAATAAAGAACCTGATCTGTTGATTAAGAGCTTGATAATGTCTTGGATCAAGTTTCAAAGAAAGCATAGAATCTTCTATTTTTCGAAGAGTTCGCAAAAGCTTTATTTTTGTTGTCCCCTGTGCTTTAGTAGGTAATTTTTTACAAATTAAAACCACCGCGATACCAGAGAAAATCGTCGCAATGGCAAAGAGCAAGGTGCCAAGAGGAAAAGTATGCTGTTTGAAAAGTTGTTGAAATTCTTCTTCAGATGTTGGCTTTACAAGTTGAAGCGCGTTTGCACGACTAATCTCAATAGGATGTAGAGTGTCTGTCTTGGCCAGAGGGGCTGCAAACAGCGTCTTTTCAATGTTCATTTGCGGAATGTTTAATGTGAGGGGAGGGGGATGGAATGTCTTGACAGGTGTGGATCCATTAAAAAAAGAGATAAAAGCAAGATGAATAGCTACATGCCCTTCCACCAAAGGCACTAAAGTATAGCGAATCTGTGTTTTTTTTAACTCGCCATCTTTCTCCTCAATTGACTCTGCCGCAATGAGTTTTAAGCCTGATAATAGGCGGTTAGGCCATTGTTGAAAAGTTTCCATGCGGAATTCTGGAGGGGAGGTTGCATGCAATGTTAGGGTAATAGTTTCATCAAAATGGGGATTTAAAGAAGAAATTTCTCCCTGGATTGTAATCCTGCCATACTGATTTTGCCAAAAAAGTTCTGCTTTTAGGAAGATAGGTAAAAGAAGAAACAAAATAAGCAATTTCATTTCGCCTTTCCACGTTTTTTAAAAAATTTTCTGAGTTGTGGTAGGTAAGGCATTTCCGTACTGACCTCGATAAGGGGGGCATTTAATTCGGCAAAAGTTTTAGCAAGTGCAGCTCTCTTTTGGTGCACCCTATCCTGCATCCCTTTTCTAAAGGTCTGCTCGTTTGTATCGATGAGCATCTCTTCTCCACTTTCAAGATCTTGGATATGTACAATTCCAACAGCTGGGAAAGTTTTTTCTAGAGGATCTTGAATACTAATAGCGATGAGGTCATGTTTTTTAGCAATGATTGCAGCGGCATTAGAAAAATCACGAGAGATAAAATCGGAAAGCAGGAAAACCACGGCCCTCTGCCGCTGAACCTTCCCCAAAAAAGCGAGAGCGTTAGCGATATTTGTTTTTGGACTTTTAGCCTCGAATATGAGCAAATCCCTGATGATGCGTAACACATGGCGCACCCCTTTTGCCGGCGGGAGGTATTCCTCAATCTGATCAGAAAATAAAACGAGTCCAACCTTATCTTGGTTTTTTATACTAGAAAAAGCCAGAACGGCAGCGATTTCAGCTAAGATGGTATTTTTCAAACGTTCTTGGCTACCAAACTTTAAAGAAGAGGAGATGTCGACCAAAAGCATTACAGTGAGCTCTCGTTCTTCCCGGAAGTTTTTCACATAGGGATGGTTCATCCGCGCAGTAACATTCCAGTCAATGCTGCGTACATCGTCTCCCGCTTGGTACTCTCTAACATCTTCAAATTCCATACCCTTGCCTTTAAATGCGGAGCGGTACATACCAGCAAGCAAATCGGTAGCGAGGTGTTCCATTTTGATATGAATATGACGGATATGCCGAAGTATTTCTTTCGAAAGCTCTTTTTGGGCCATTTAGGGCACCACAAGTTGATTAAAGATGCGATCTAACATCTTTTCTGCTGAGACATCCTCAGCCTCAGCTTCGTAGGTACGTTTGATCCGATGCCGCAGCACGCTGTAGGCAACTTTCTTCACATCATGGGGTGTGACATACCCTCGATTTGACAAAAATGCATGGGCCTTAGCAGCAATAACTAAGGCAATACTTGCTCGGGGAGAGGCGCCATAAAAAATCAATTCTTTCATGGCTAATCCATATTTTTCCGGATAGCGAGTAGCAAAAACAATGTCTAGAATATAGTCGATAATTTTTGGATCAATATAAATGCTGTTGACAACTTGGCGTGCTTCGAGGATTTGCTTAGTTGTCAGGATGCTATTGACTGTCGGCTTTTTTTCAAGAGTTGCCATTTTGGCAATAATTTCTCGCTCTTCTTCCTTGCTAGGATAATCAATTTTAATTTTCATCATAAAACGATCCATCTGTGCCTCGGGCAAAGGGTATGTTCCCTCATGTTCGATGGGATTTTGTGTGGCGAGAACTAAATAAGGTTCATCTATTTTAAATGTTTGGCCGCTAATTGTAACTTGTCGTTCTTGCATGACTTCAAGCAATGCCGACTGGACCTTAGCTGGTGCGCGATTAATTTCATCCGCGAGAAGAATATTGGTAAAAATGGGCCCTTGGCTAATAGCAAAAGAAGCATCTTTAGGATTGTAGATGGAAGTTCCGATTAAGTCCGCCGGTAATAGATCTGGTGTGAACTGAATGCGCTTAAACTGGCATTGCGTGATCTTACTTAGAGTGGTGACAGCGAGCGTTTTAGCCAAGCCGGGTAGCCCTTCCAATAAAAGGTGTCCATCGGCTAAGAGGGCGATTAGAAGACTTTGAATAAGTTCTTTCTGGCCGACAATCACCTTACTCATTTCTTCTTGGACTTTTTTAAAATCTAGATTGGCTTTTTGCACTTCGACAGTTAGGGCATCAGTATCCACGGTCATGCGTTTACCTTTGATTGGTTACTATTTATGGTTAAACAAAACTTCATATCCAATGGCGTTTTCTAAAAAAGAAAAACATTATAGCAACAGAAAGAAGCATAGCGATGAGAGTTAAAGAGAAGCCCCACGTAGATTCTAATCCTGGCATATGCGAGAAATTCATGCCGTAAAGGCTAGCAATAAATGTGAGGGGAACAAATATTGTT
The genomic region above belongs to Chlamydiales bacterium STE3 and contains:
- a CDS encoding Uncharacterized protein (Product derived from UniProtKB/Trembl:F8KUS7) → MAQKELSKEILRHIRHIHIKMEHLATDLLAGMYRSAFKGKGMEFEDVREYQAGDDVRSIDWNVTARMNHPYVKNFREERELTVMLLVDISSSLKFGSQERLKNTILAEIAAVLAFSSIKNQDKVGLVLFSDQIEEYLPPAKGVRHVLRIIRDLLIFEAKSPKTNIANALAFLGKVQRQRAVVFLLSDFISRDFSNAAAIIAKKHDLIAISIQDPLEKTFPAVGIVHIQDLESGEEMLIDTNEQTFRKGMQDRVHQKRAALAKTFAELNAPLIEVSTEMPYLPQLRKFFKKRGKAK
- a CDS encoding putative protein YeaC (Product derived from UniProtKB/Swiss-Prot:P94474;Gene name derived from UniProtKB/Swiss-Prot:P94474; Uncharacterized protein YeaC); the encoded protein is MTVDTDALTVEVQKANLDFKKVQEEMSKVIVGQKELIQSLLIALLADGHLLLEGLPGLAKTLAVTTLSKITQCQFKRIQFTPDLLPADLIGTSIYNPKDASFAISQGPIFTNILLADEINRAPAKVQSALLEVMQERQVTISGQTFKIDEPYLVLATQNPIEHEGTYPLPEAQMDRFMMKIKIDYPSKEEEREIIAKMATLEKKPTVNSILTTKQILEARQVVNSIYIDPKIIDYILDIVFATRYPEKYGLAMKELIFYGASPRASIALVIAAKAHAFLSNRGYVTPHDVKKVAYSVLRHRIKRTYEAEAEDVSAEKMLDRIFNQLVVP